The Populus trichocarpa isolate Nisqually-1 chromosome 11, P.trichocarpa_v4.1, whole genome shotgun sequence genome has a segment encoding these proteins:
- the LOC18103099 gene encoding rac-like GTP-binding protein RAC13 yields MSTARFIKCVTVGDGAVGKTCMLISYTSNTFPTDYVPTVFDNFSANVVVDGSTVNIGLWDTAGQEDYNRLRPLSYRGADVFLLAFSLISKASYENIYKKWIPELRHYAPNVPIVLVGTKLDLREDKQYLIDHPGATTITTAQGEELKKMIGAVIYIECSSKTQQNVKTVFDAAIKVALRPPKPKKKPRKQRTCAFL; encoded by the exons ATGAGTACAGCAAGATTTATCAAGTGTGTGACTGTGGGAGATGGGGCTGTAGGAAAGACATGCATGCTCATTTCCTATACTAGCAACACCTTTCCAACG GACTACGTTCCTACAGTGTTTGACAACTTCAGTGCTAATGTGGTGGTAGATGGTAGTACAGTGAATATTGGATTGTGGGATACTGCAG GGCAAGAAGACTATAACAGGCTAAGGCCACTGAGTTACAGAGGAGCTGATGTGTTTTTACTGGCCTTCTCTCTCATTAGCAAGGCCAGTTATGAGAACATCTATAAAAAG TGGATACCTGAGCTAAGGCATTATGCTCCAAATGTGCCAATTGTGCTTGTAGGAACCAAGCTTG ATTTGCGAGAAGACAAGCAATACTTAATTGATCATCCTGgagcaacaacaataacaacagctCAG GGTgaagaattgaagaaaatgatCGGTGCTGTAATTTACATAGAATGCAGTTCCAAAACACAACAG AATGTGAAGACTGTGTTTGATGCTGCAATAAAGGTTGCTTTGCGgccaccaaaaccaaaaaagaaacccCGCAAGCAAAGAACATGTGCTTTCCTCTAG